One window of the Streptomyces sp. B3I8 genome contains the following:
- a CDS encoding CGNR zinc finger domain-containing protein encodes MNSDDTAQSTRRLRLAAAPGGLCVVQDLLNSASMPAASIPDLLTDETSAQAWLDSALRTWQEQTGRTAPRITIGGDDVAALRDLRSLMRGWLAGDVDDGTPHPLEADITFRDGRLTYAPRDDGAAAVASLIHLETLLASHTGTLSRLKTCKNPACGAAFYDRSRNGTRVWHDMKTCGNALNLRASRARRRHPAHPGEAIEATP; translated from the coding sequence GTGAACAGCGACGACACCGCCCAGAGCACCCGGCGCCTCCGTCTGGCAGCAGCTCCCGGGGGGTTGTGCGTCGTACAGGACTTGCTGAACTCGGCGAGCATGCCCGCGGCCTCGATCCCTGACCTCCTGACCGACGAGACCTCGGCGCAGGCGTGGCTCGACTCAGCGTTGCGGACCTGGCAGGAGCAGACCGGCCGGACCGCGCCCCGGATCACGATCGGCGGCGACGATGTGGCCGCGCTCCGTGATCTCCGCAGCCTCATGCGCGGCTGGCTCGCCGGCGACGTCGATGACGGCACGCCGCACCCGCTGGAAGCCGACATCACATTCCGCGACGGCCGCCTGACCTATGCACCCCGAGACGACGGCGCTGCCGCCGTCGCATCACTGATTCACCTGGAGACCTTGCTGGCCTCCCACACCGGCACTCTGAGCCGACTGAAGACGTGCAAGAACCCGGCCTGCGGCGCGGCGTTCTACGACCGGTCACGCAACGGCACACGCGTCTGGCACGACATGAAGACCTGCGGCAACGCCCTGAATCTGCGCGCATCGCGCGCCCGCCGCCGGCATCCTGCACATCCAGGCGAAGCCATCGAAGCCACTCCCTGA